Below is a window of Syntrophomonas wolfei subsp. wolfei str. Goettingen G311 DNA.
GAAACTATGAAGCTTTTTTCCGGAGTCGAGCCTTTAGGACTGGAAGCCGCCGATATTCTTTCCACGGTGGGAACTTATGGGATACCCGAATTTGGTACCCGCTTTGTGCGGCAGATGCTGGAGGCTACCCGGCCGACCACCTTTTCAGAACTGGTCAGGATTAGCGGACTCTCTCATGGTACCAATGTATGGCTCAATAATGCCCAGAACCTGATAAAAAACGGAACGGCCAGCCTGAGCGAAGTTATTTGTACCCGGGATGATATAATGAGTTATTTGATTCAAAAGGGCTTGGACAAGAAACAGGCCTTCAAGATCATGGAGAATGTGCGCAAGGGCAATGGGCTAAATAGTGGAGAATGTGAACTGATGGCAGGGCAGAATGTGCCTTCCTGGTATATAGATTCCTGCCAAAAGATTGAATATATGTTCCCTAAAGCCCATGCTGTTGCTTATGTTACTATGGCTTTTCGTATAGCTTATTTTAAGGTTTACCATCCTCTGCAATTCTATGCCAGTTTTTTCAGTATCAGGGCGGAGGATTTTGATTCCCAGACCATTTTGGCAGGTTATGAGGCCTTGAAAAAAAGGATACAGGAGATTGAAAAAGCCGGTTTATCCGCTTCCCAAAAGGATAAAAAACTGCTTCCCGTCTTTGAAGTGGCTATGGAAATGTATGCCCGGGGATTCACTTTTCGCCCGGTGGATATTTATAAATCTGATGCCAGTAAATTCCTGGTGGTAGATAATGCCTTATTATTGCCTTTTTCCGCTCTGCCCAATGTGGGTGCAGCTGCAGCTCAGGGAATAATTGAATCAAGGGAAGGCGGCAGTTTTATTTCCGTGGAAGATTTTCAACAGAGATCGCGGCTTAACAAAACGGCCATGGAGGTCTTGCGGAATTTTGATTGTTTCAATCATCTTCCGGAAACCAGCCAGGTCAGTCTCTTTGGCTAAGTAAAAACGGAAGATGGAAGACAGAAGACGAAGGGCGGAAAATGGAAGACGAAGGGCGGAAGAGGGGAAGGGGTTATTGGTCGTCAGGCGTCGGAGATTAGAAAGGGGTATTCCCAGCTACATAATACTATTCAAGAGCCTACTAAACACTTTTCATCGGTGTTTGTGGCTCCGGCCATGGGGTAGTAATAAAAAACGCTTGACAGTAGCCAAATAGCTTGAATTGATTTAGGTGAATATGCTATACTAATCGCAAGCATACTAATACCATTAACCACAAAGTGGGTACCTGCCCACTTTTTCTGTTGTTAAATCAATCTCATTATAAAAAACCAGGGGGGTGGGACTAATAGATAGAGCTGCATTCCTCTCCAGGATAGAAGAAATGGTCGAAGAGAGACTAAATGAACTGGAACTGGAGCTGGTTAATATAGAATATCGCAAGGAGAACAAAGAGCAATTCTTGCGAGTTTTTATCGATAAAGACAACGGGGTCGATCTGGATATGTGTAGCCAGGCCAACCGGGCTATAAAAGAGAGCTTCGATGAACAGGAAATTCCTTACGATTATCTGGAGGTCTCATCTCCGGGTTTGGATCGAGTCTTGAAAAAGGAAAGGGATTGGGAACGCTTTTCCGGATACCGGGTTAGAATTAAAACCAGGAAATCATTTCCGGGTCCGCAGCGGATAACCGGCATATTGTTGGGATTCGATAGTGAAAACATAGCGGTAGAGCTTGAGGGAGAACTGCTTAAAG
It encodes the following:
- the rimP gene encoding ribosome maturation factor RimP; this encodes MGLIDRAAFLSRIEEMVEERLNELELELVNIEYRKENKEQFLRVFIDKDNGVDLDMCSQANRAIKESFDEQEIPYDYLEVSSPGLDRVLKKERDWERFSGYRVRIKTRKSFPGPQRITGILLGFDSENIAVELEGELLKVPREMITIIRLHPEF